A single region of the Actinoplanes sp. SE50/110 genome encodes:
- a CDS encoding nitrate- and nitrite sensing domain-containing protein, which translates to MRSRNWSIRSKIIAMVAVPLAALLALWVFATAATAGPAMDLLNARDAVHRLGDPGLQLIAQLQRERHFSAVYLSARKTPLTDLRTQRAATDQAIDRFRTAVRDLRMSDDLSARTGTMLADLSALTGVRGRVDTRDIDVLNMMTAYGDTVDAGFEVSTSAAVFFHEKVDREVRGLIAGYRGQEYLSRVDAVLAGANAAGRIDQKSRGRLIEFVATSRYLLSSGVQDMPEQARGDYARLITGSSFVQLDIMQNQLIDQSYTGGTPPVSGAEWQATYDQVSADLRAFELRTVDEVASDATPLAITVFLWLGLSALVGLGAFLLAIWVSVRVGRSIVGRLIKLRREALEMATHRLPTVVRRLQHGEAVDVEVETPPLEYGKDEIGQLGQAFNDVQRTAVQSAVDEANVRRGINEVFLNIARRSQTLLHRQLSLLDRMERRETEPQELEDLYRVDHLATRMRRHAEDLVILAGAAPGRGWRNPVPVIDVIRGAISEVEDYKRVDIRSVASAAMLGRSVGDVIHLLAELIENAGSYSPPHTRVQVSGQLLPNGYVIEVEDRGLGMTADAIEVANRRLAEPPDFDPADSARLGLFVVAQLADRHHIRVSLQASPYGGITAVVLVPAELITEAPQPAGTRGRGEVTGDLTAPLAAATTRPALPAPRVNGESLPAAKVESLNGRHRTEPEAGGPTPSSVASGLTPDGLVQRKRVRRAPETTAGLPPEATPSRLGDVAGALGVGSRAVPRNSGPVLPTSAAPLFTTPEPPLPVAPTSAAPMFAAPVSAPPADVDGGGEEVTAQFGLDGLPKRVRQASLAPQLRNPVVEPPRSTAPERTPEQVRTLMSALQRGTTRGRIQASRDAEEANNGGESAGGNDVYRPEKDA; encoded by the coding sequence ATGAGAAGCCGCAACTGGTCGATCAGATCGAAGATCATCGCGATGGTCGCGGTGCCGCTCGCCGCGCTTCTCGCGCTCTGGGTCTTCGCGACCGCGGCCACCGCCGGTCCGGCGATGGATCTGCTCAACGCCCGCGACGCGGTGCACCGGCTCGGCGACCCGGGCCTGCAGCTGATCGCCCAGCTCCAGCGGGAGCGGCACTTCTCGGCCGTCTACCTGTCCGCCCGCAAGACGCCGCTGACCGATCTGCGCACCCAGCGGGCCGCCACCGACCAGGCGATCGACAGGTTCCGCACGGCGGTGCGCGACCTGCGGATGAGCGACGATCTGTCCGCCCGGACCGGCACCATGCTGGCCGACCTGAGCGCGCTCACCGGCGTCCGCGGCCGGGTCGACACCCGCGACATCGACGTGCTGAACATGATGACCGCGTACGGCGACACGGTGGACGCCGGCTTCGAGGTCTCCACCAGCGCCGCGGTCTTCTTCCACGAGAAGGTGGACCGCGAGGTCCGCGGCCTGATCGCCGGCTATCGCGGCCAGGAGTACCTGAGCCGGGTCGATGCGGTGCTCGCCGGGGCGAACGCGGCCGGCCGGATCGACCAGAAGAGCCGCGGCCGGCTCATCGAATTCGTCGCGACCTCCCGCTACCTGCTCTCCTCCGGCGTGCAGGACATGCCGGAGCAGGCCCGCGGCGACTACGCCCGGCTGATCACCGGATCCTCGTTCGTCCAGCTGGACATCATGCAGAACCAGCTGATCGACCAGAGCTACACCGGGGGCACGCCACCGGTCTCCGGCGCCGAGTGGCAGGCCACCTACGACCAGGTGTCGGCCGACCTGCGGGCGTTCGAGCTGCGCACGGTCGACGAGGTGGCCTCGGACGCCACCCCGCTGGCGATCACCGTGTTCCTCTGGCTCGGACTGTCCGCCCTGGTCGGCCTGGGTGCCTTCCTGCTGGCCATCTGGGTCTCGGTGCGGGTCGGCCGGTCCATCGTGGGCCGGCTGATCAAGCTGCGCCGGGAGGCCCTGGAGATGGCCACCCACCGGCTGCCGACCGTGGTCCGGCGCCTGCAGCACGGCGAGGCGGTCGACGTGGAGGTCGAGACGCCGCCGCTGGAGTACGGCAAGGACGAGATCGGCCAGCTCGGCCAGGCCTTCAACGACGTGCAGCGGACCGCGGTGCAGTCCGCGGTCGACGAGGCGAACGTGCGGCGCGGCATCAACGAGGTGTTCCTCAACATCGCCCGGCGCAGCCAGACGCTGCTGCACCGCCAGCTGTCCCTGCTCGACCGGATGGAGCGCCGGGAGACCGAGCCGCAGGAGCTGGAGGACCTCTACCGGGTCGACCACCTCGCCACCCGGATGCGGCGCCACGCCGAGGACCTGGTCATCCTGGCCGGTGCGGCGCCCGGCCGGGGCTGGCGCAACCCGGTCCCGGTGATCGACGTGATCCGCGGCGCGATCAGTGAGGTGGAGGACTACAAGCGGGTCGACATCCGCTCGGTGGCCTCCGCCGCGATGCTCGGCCGCTCGGTCGGCGACGTGATCCATCTGCTCGCCGAGCTGATCGAGAACGCCGGGTCGTACTCGCCGCCGCACACCCGGGTGCAGGTCTCCGGCCAGCTGCTGCCGAACGGCTACGTGATCGAGGTCGAGGACCGTGGCCTGGGCATGACCGCCGACGCCATCGAGGTGGCGAACCGGCGGCTGGCCGAGCCGCCCGACTTCGACCCGGCCGACAGCGCCCGGCTCGGCCTGTTCGTGGTGGCGCAACTGGCCGACCGGCACCACATCCGGGTGTCGCTGCAGGCCTCGCCGTACGGCGGGATCACCGCGGTGGTGCTGGTCCCGGCCGAGCTGATCACCGAGGCGCCGCAGCCGGCGGGCACGCGGGGCCGTGGCGAGGTCACCGGTGACCTGACCGCCCCGCTGGCCGCGGCCACCACCCGTCCGGCGCTGCCGGCACCCCGGGTGAACGGCGAGTCACTGCCCGCGGCGAAGGTCGAGAGCCTGAACGGCCGGCACCGCACCGAGCCCGAGGCCGGCGGCCCGACGCCCAGCTCGGTCGCCTCCGGTCTCACCCCGGACGGCCTGGTGCAGCGCAAGCGGGTCCGGCGGGCCCCGGAGACGACGGCGGGCCTGCCGCCGGAGGCGACCCCGAGCCGGCTCGGCGACGTGGCCGGCGCGCTCGGCGTGGGATCGCGGGCGGTGCCGCGCAACTCGGGGCCGGTGCTGCCGACCTCCGCCGCGCCGCTGTTCACCACCCCGGAGCCACCGCTTCCGGTCGCGCCGACCTCGGCCGCGCCGATGTTCGCCGCACCGGTGTCGGCGCCACCGGCCGATGTGGACGGCGGTGGCGAGGAGGTGACCGCGCAGTTCGGCCTGGACGGCCTGCCCAAGCGGGTCCGGCAGGCCAGCCTGGCGCCGCAGCTGCGCAACCCGGTGGTGGAGCCGCCGCGCTCCACCGCGCCGGAACGCACACCCGAACAGGTACGTACGCTGATGAGTGCCCTGCAGCGGGGGACGACGCGGGGCCGGATCCAGGCATCCAGAGACGCTGAAGAGGCGAACAACGGCGGCGAGAGCGCCGGGGGGAATGACGTGTACCGGCCGGAGAAGGACGCATAG
- a CDS encoding ATP/GTP-binding protein has product MDSVRSDRTGGSRIPVALKILIAGGFGVGKTTMVGSVSEIRPLQTEEILTGAEGADDVSGVEGKTTTTVTMDFGRITITEDLQLYLFGTPGQDRFWFLWDELSQGALGAVVLADTRRLADCFPSIDYFEQRGTPFVVAVNTFDAEHRFGPEAVARALDLDPGVPVVMFDARDQVAARNVLIELVEYVARRQYATAAP; this is encoded by the coding sequence ATGGACTCCGTGCGCTCTGACCGCACCGGCGGCTCACGCATCCCGGTCGCGCTCAAGATCCTGATCGCCGGAGGTTTCGGTGTCGGCAAGACCACCATGGTCGGGTCGGTCAGCGAGATCCGTCCGCTGCAGACCGAGGAGATCTTGACCGGCGCCGAGGGCGCCGACGACGTGTCCGGTGTGGAGGGCAAGACCACCACCACCGTGACCATGGACTTCGGCCGGATCACGATTACCGAGGACCTGCAGCTCTACCTGTTCGGCACCCCCGGGCAGGACCGCTTCTGGTTCCTCTGGGACGAGCTGTCCCAGGGCGCGCTCGGCGCCGTGGTGCTGGCCGACACCCGGCGCCTGGCCGACTGCTTCCCCTCGATCGACTACTTCGAGCAGCGCGGCACCCCGTTCGTCGTCGCGGTGAACACGTTCGACGCCGAGCACCGCTTCGGCCCCGAGGCGGTGGCCCGCGCCCTCGACCTGGACCCGGGCGTCCCGGTGGTCATGTTCGACGCCCGCGACCAGGTGGCCGCCCGCAACGTGCTGATCGAGCTGGTGGAGTACGTCGCGCGCCGCCAGTACGCGACCGCCGCGCCCTAG
- a CDS encoding M48 family metalloprotease, with protein MSNDARAATRSAVALTGFLIVAGLQLAAVLGVLWAVLTLLPAAFAVRAGVPLSIATFGALGYATWRALYTRHRVPAGVPISRADAPQLWALVDAAAAAAGVTPPAGLTVVADATAVVGERTRALGLLGGRRDLYLGLPLLLAWDPARLRAAVAHELAHGSSRLGRWAPTAYRGRIAVGRIAPRWNRGRNPAAAVFRAYARVYREWDAPFSRAQELAADRVAAGHAGVAATVGALRDLPVLAGMQRLFHAEYVAPGWTAGHVPEDVFGGFLRVLAARGEDVAILRARGAEPGGPWDTHPPLAERLAALIPAAGDASAEAAAGSPAAAGSPAAADSPAAVEAPAAADVPAESGQPAPEDLVPDLPGLGRALQAVAFPPHGRTEMAWDDFLSVARTAEMEREAEAAMAAVARAVGAEVPDAEGILRLAADGRLRTAAATIFPGLPPEETAERIVDLLALTLALAALRSGVARWRHNWTGTAELVAADGAHLNLTDVAAAAADPEQAEAVRAYLTRLGVRLAAPDGARPAARAQVLGGLINLSADGGRTDVLVTDLGFLLVPGLPRGRGPEARRRLHEIAAAGVTATAGGGDRRFLPFIEVAAVTTMPGRRRGWVIELHDGGRVTLRASLDTDELPGGWAAWEDAVAFLTKTRVSSATNQ; from the coding sequence TTGAGCAACGACGCGCGAGCGGCCACCAGATCGGCCGTCGCCCTGACCGGCTTCCTGATCGTGGCCGGCCTGCAACTGGCCGCGGTGCTGGGCGTGCTCTGGGCGGTGCTGACGCTGCTGCCCGCCGCGTTCGCGGTACGCGCCGGGGTGCCGCTGAGCATCGCCACCTTCGGAGCGCTCGGCTACGCCACATGGCGGGCCCTGTACACCCGGCACCGGGTGCCGGCCGGGGTCCCGATCTCCCGCGCGGACGCGCCGCAACTCTGGGCCCTGGTCGACGCGGCCGCGGCCGCCGCCGGGGTGACCCCGCCGGCCGGGTTGACCGTGGTCGCCGACGCCACCGCGGTGGTCGGTGAGCGGACCCGGGCGCTCGGGCTGCTCGGCGGCCGGCGCGACCTCTACCTCGGGCTCCCGCTGCTGCTCGCCTGGGACCCCGCGCGGCTGCGCGCGGCGGTGGCGCACGAACTGGCACACGGGTCTTCCCGGCTCGGGCGGTGGGCTCCCACGGCGTACCGCGGAAGGATCGCCGTGGGCCGGATCGCGCCGCGCTGGAACCGCGGCCGCAACCCGGCCGCGGCCGTCTTCCGGGCCTATGCCCGGGTCTACCGCGAGTGGGACGCGCCGTTCAGCCGGGCGCAGGAGCTGGCCGCCGACCGGGTGGCGGCCGGGCACGCCGGGGTCGCCGCGACCGTCGGAGCCCTGCGCGACCTGCCGGTGCTCGCCGGGATGCAGCGGCTCTTCCACGCCGAGTACGTGGCGCCGGGCTGGACCGCCGGGCATGTGCCGGAGGACGTGTTCGGCGGTTTCCTGCGGGTGCTCGCGGCCCGCGGCGAGGATGTGGCGATCCTGCGGGCCCGGGGGGCCGAGCCGGGCGGACCGTGGGACACCCATCCGCCGCTCGCCGAGCGCCTCGCCGCCCTGATCCCGGCCGCAGGGGACGCCTCTGCCGAGGCCGCTGCCGGTTCCCCGGCCGCTGCCGGTTCCCCGGCCGCCGCTGATTCCCCGGCCGCCGTCGAGGCTCCGGCCGCCGCCGACGTTCCGGCCGAAAGTGGTCAGCCGGCCCCCGAGGATCTCGTGCCCGATCTGCCCGGGCTCGGACGGGCGCTGCAGGCCGTCGCCTTCCCGCCGCACGGCCGCACCGAGATGGCGTGGGACGACTTCCTCAGCGTCGCCCGCACGGCCGAGATGGAACGTGAGGCCGAGGCCGCGATGGCCGCGGTCGCCCGCGCGGTCGGCGCCGAGGTGCCGGACGCCGAGGGGATCCTGCGCCTGGCCGCCGACGGGCGGCTGCGGACCGCCGCCGCGACGATCTTCCCGGGCCTGCCGCCGGAGGAGACCGCCGAGCGGATCGTCGATCTGCTCGCGCTCACCCTGGCGCTGGCCGCGCTGCGCAGCGGCGTCGCCCGCTGGCGGCACAACTGGACCGGTACCGCCGAGCTGGTCGCCGCGGACGGCGCCCACCTGAACCTGACCGACGTGGCCGCGGCCGCCGCCGATCCGGAGCAGGCCGAGGCGGTCCGCGCCTACCTGACCCGGCTCGGGGTGCGGCTGGCCGCGCCGGACGGCGCCCGCCCGGCCGCCCGGGCGCAGGTGCTCGGCGGCCTGATCAACCTGTCCGCGGACGGCGGGCGGACCGACGTGCTCGTCACCGACCTCGGTTTCCTGCTGGTCCCCGGCCTGCCCCGGGGGCGGGGACCGGAGGCCAGGCGGCGCCTGCACGAGATCGCCGCGGCCGGGGTGACCGCCACCGCCGGCGGCGGCGACCGCCGGTTCCTGCCGTTCATCGAGGTCGCGGCGGTGACCACGATGCCCGGCCGGCGCCGCGGCTGGGTGATCGAGCTGCACGACGGCGGCCGGGTCACGCTGCGCGCGTCGCTGGACACCGACGAACTGCCCGGTGGGTGGGCGGCCTGGGAGGACGCGGTCGCCTTCCTGACGAAGACCCGAGTCTCATCCGCGACGAATCAGTAA
- a CDS encoding roadblock/LC7 domain-containing protein gives MAQTTKQSANLTWLLDDLVERVPTAQQAVVLSADGLMLGASAAMSREDAEHLSAMAAGFQSLAKGASRHFQAGAVRQTVVEMEEAFLFVTAAGQGACLAVLASADADLGLIAYEMAMLVTRVGQTMSAPERTLSAPDGL, from the coding sequence GTGGCACAGACGACGAAGCAGAGCGCGAACCTCACCTGGCTCCTCGACGACCTCGTGGAGCGGGTGCCGACCGCACAGCAGGCCGTGGTGCTCTCCGCGGACGGCCTGATGCTGGGCGCCTCGGCCGCGATGAGCCGGGAGGACGCCGAGCACCTGTCGGCGATGGCGGCCGGTTTCCAGAGCCTGGCGAAGGGCGCGAGCCGGCATTTCCAGGCCGGCGCGGTCCGGCAGACGGTGGTGGAGATGGAGGAGGCGTTCCTCTTCGTCACCGCCGCCGGGCAGGGGGCGTGCCTGGCGGTGCTCGCGTCGGCCGACGCCGACCTGGGCCTGATCGCCTACGAGATGGCGATGCTGGTCACCCGGGTCGGCCAGACGATGAGCGCCCCGGAGCGCACCCTGTCGGCGCCCGATGGCCTCTGA
- a CDS encoding DUF742 domain-containing protein encodes MASDGQRVSHDWMDQDAGPVVRPYAMTQGRVAPSGGDFDLVAFVVATVPDLAPGIQLQPEHHAIVAAAWEPISVVELASQLDLSIGVVRVLLGDLRSAGLISLYEPPAASQPHDVDVLKAVVNGLRAL; translated from the coding sequence ATGGCCTCTGATGGACAGCGGGTGAGTCACGACTGGATGGACCAGGACGCCGGCCCGGTCGTCCGCCCGTACGCCATGACCCAGGGCCGGGTCGCCCCGTCCGGTGGTGACTTCGACCTGGTCGCCTTCGTGGTCGCGACCGTGCCGGACCTGGCGCCCGGCATCCAGCTCCAGCCCGAGCACCACGCCATCGTGGCGGCCGCCTGGGAGCCGATCTCCGTGGTGGAGCTCGCCTCCCAGCTCGACCTGTCGATCGGCGTGGTCCGGGTTCTGCTCGGTGATCTACGCTCGGCGGGTCTGATCTCGCTGTACGAACCCCCGGCGGCCTCGCAGCCGCATGACGTCGACGTACTCAAGGCGGTTGTCAATGGACTCCGTGCGCTCTGA
- a CDS encoding LacI family DNA-binding transcriptional regulator, translated as MPRVTLQTIADRVGVSRMTVSNAFSRPDQLSPTLRRKILDAAQELGYAGPDPTARALAKGTTGAVGILLTDSLRYAFTDLVAGGFLGAIAEELAPTGLAITLLTSAGAGDLIPARDVAMDGALIYSCDPASPAVAWLQRRRLPMVFVDQTPLDGYASVNVADREGARATARHLLDLGHRRIAYAIAGIHGAHGVITDPSTLTEGHASVQRRLGWDDVLHAAGLRPTIIREPFEQVGAIRRDARELLSGPDRPTAFLCFSDVTAAGVHQAAGDLGLRIPQDVSITGFDDGPTATQLRPALTTVRQDVEEKGRVAAALLTAALRGEPAPAPVMLAATLVIRESTGPAPA; from the coding sequence GTGCCCAGGGTGACGTTGCAGACCATCGCGGACCGGGTCGGGGTGAGCCGCATGACGGTGTCGAACGCGTTCTCCCGGCCCGATCAGCTCTCTCCCACGCTGCGCCGCAAGATCCTGGACGCGGCGCAGGAGCTGGGGTATGCCGGGCCTGACCCGACCGCCCGGGCCCTGGCCAAAGGCACCACCGGCGCGGTCGGCATCCTGCTCACCGACTCGCTGCGTTACGCCTTCACCGACCTGGTCGCCGGCGGCTTCCTCGGCGCCATCGCCGAGGAGCTCGCCCCGACCGGCCTGGCCATCACCCTGCTCACCTCGGCCGGCGCCGGCGACCTGATTCCGGCCCGGGACGTCGCGATGGACGGCGCCCTGATCTACTCCTGCGACCCGGCCTCACCCGCGGTCGCCTGGCTGCAACGCCGCCGGCTGCCGATGGTCTTCGTCGACCAGACCCCGCTCGACGGCTACGCCAGCGTCAACGTCGCCGACCGGGAGGGCGCCCGGGCCACCGCCCGGCACCTGCTCGACCTGGGGCACCGGCGGATCGCCTACGCCATCGCCGGCATCCACGGCGCGCACGGCGTGATCACCGACCCGTCCACCCTCACCGAAGGCCACGCCTCGGTGCAGCGCCGGCTCGGCTGGGACGACGTCCTGCACGCGGCCGGCCTGCGGCCGACCATCATCCGCGAGCCGTTCGAGCAGGTCGGTGCGATCCGCCGGGACGCCCGGGAGCTCCTGTCCGGCCCCGACCGGCCGACCGCCTTCCTCTGCTTCTCCGACGTCACCGCGGCCGGCGTCCACCAGGCCGCCGGCGACCTCGGCCTGCGCATCCCGCAGGACGTCTCGATCACCGGCTTCGACGACGGCCCGACCGCCACCCAGCTGCGGCCGGCGCTGACCACGGTCCGTCAGGACGTCGAGGAGAAGGGCCGGGTCGCCGCCGCCCTGCTCACCGCCGCCCTGCGCGGCGAGCCGGCCCCGGCGCCGGTGATGCTCGCCGCCACCCTGGTGATCCGGGAGAGCACCGGCCCGGCTCCGGCCTAG
- a CDS encoding lactonase family protein, translated as MGANAEYVFVGCYTGDKGGEGDGITLLRRDPAGGELTRLGLAARTPSPSFLTRHPTLPVLYAVNELDEGTVSAFSVAPDCSLIPLAVRATGGADPCHLAVTADGRHLVVANYTSGSVAVHPLDADGVPGERSDLLTLSGSGPDAERQASPHAHMVVPAPAGPDVLISDLGSDTVWRSRLDPVSGRLGAPEPAVEAKPGTGPRHLTRSADGALLLAGELAGTLSWYRAAGGPVWELRGTAAASAVTGGVFPSEVIAGRDGRFVYLANRGPDTVTTFAWDGESAAVVAETSTGGVWPRHMIVIGDHLYVANERSHTVTVFRIDSDSGIPVPQGEPTGEPSPTCLLRWSPPMIRP; from the coding sequence ATGGGCGCGAACGCTGAGTACGTCTTCGTCGGCTGTTACACCGGTGACAAGGGGGGTGAGGGCGACGGCATCACGCTGCTGCGGCGTGATCCGGCCGGCGGCGAGCTGACCCGGCTGGGCCTGGCTGCCCGCACGCCGTCCCCGTCCTTTCTCACCCGGCATCCCACCCTCCCGGTGCTCTACGCGGTGAACGAGCTGGACGAGGGCACCGTCTCGGCCTTCTCGGTCGCGCCGGACTGCTCCCTGATCCCGCTCGCGGTCCGGGCCACCGGCGGCGCCGACCCGTGCCATCTCGCGGTCACCGCGGACGGCCGGCACCTGGTGGTGGCCAACTACACCAGCGGCTCGGTCGCCGTGCATCCGCTGGACGCGGACGGCGTCCCGGGGGAGCGCAGCGATCTGCTCACCCTGTCCGGCTCCGGGCCGGACGCGGAGCGCCAGGCAAGCCCGCACGCGCACATGGTCGTTCCGGCTCCGGCCGGCCCCGACGTGCTGATCTCCGATCTGGGTTCGGACACGGTGTGGCGATCCCGGCTCGACCCGGTCTCCGGCCGCCTGGGCGCGCCCGAGCCGGCCGTCGAGGCGAAGCCGGGCACCGGACCGCGGCACCTGACCCGCTCCGCGGACGGCGCGCTGCTGCTGGCCGGTGAGCTGGCCGGCACGCTGAGCTGGTATCGGGCGGCCGGCGGCCCGGTCTGGGAGCTGCGCGGTACGGCGGCGGCCAGTGCGGTCACCGGCGGCGTCTTCCCGTCCGAGGTGATCGCGGGGCGTGACGGCCGGTTCGTCTATCTGGCCAACCGCGGTCCGGACACCGTCACCACCTTCGCGTGGGACGGCGAGAGCGCTGCCGTGGTGGCCGAGACATCGACCGGCGGGGTGTGGCCACGGCACATGATCGTGATTGGCGATCACCTCTACGTAGCCAATGAACGTTCACACACGGTAACGGTTTTCCGGATCGATTCGGACAGCGGAATTCCCGTTCCGCAAGGCGAGCCGACCGGTGAGCCGAGTCCCACCTGTCTGCTTCGGTGGAGTCCGCCGATGATCAGGCCATAG
- a CDS encoding VWA domain-containing protein yields the protein MTDAANAWAKDGGNVNGVCVAVAVTSVNPADVASAIAAQHGVVLAGLGQASGATQVPDVWIPDSSTWQLRLRNEASGFQPTKVTSVAQSPLVVAMPQPIAVARKLEGQKVPLTALLSAGLKSADGPKFGIVNPARDASGLTALMAVTQNVGTGDAAVKAQVQALTLLAKNRSELRDELLEQFPKATDQDTLEESLGAAPLSEEDVISYNAKRPPVELTAVYLDGPSVPLDYPYSVLPQVVDGQKISAAQGLLTQLTSGSFKSRLAGQGLRAPDGTYGAGFVAPVGAPKASPAINTAGGGDTGGTAASGVDAASVSKVVGTWNATTQAGRVLAVFDVSGSMNDPVPQAGNRSKAVVTQAAARTGLQLFSDDWAVGVWEFSTDMDGTRPWKQLIPITPLSTGRQDVQATIPLLNPKKGGNTGLYDTIRDAYDTSKKNWKAGKANSVILFTDGVNENDDGIDQDTLLAYLKKAQDPTKPVRLVLIGIGDGVDRTELEKISNVVKGSGVFLAKDPTQITGIFLQAIGSRTGVE from the coding sequence GTGACCGACGCCGCGAACGCGTGGGCCAAGGACGGGGGCAACGTCAACGGCGTCTGCGTCGCGGTCGCGGTCACCTCCGTCAACCCGGCCGACGTCGCCAGCGCGATCGCCGCGCAGCACGGTGTCGTGCTGGCCGGCCTCGGGCAGGCGTCGGGCGCCACCCAGGTGCCGGACGTGTGGATCCCCGACTCGTCCACCTGGCAGCTCCGCCTGCGCAACGAGGCCTCCGGCTTCCAGCCCACCAAGGTCACCTCGGTGGCGCAGAGCCCGCTGGTCGTCGCCATGCCGCAGCCGATCGCGGTGGCCAGGAAACTGGAGGGCCAGAAGGTCCCGCTGACCGCGCTGCTGTCCGCCGGTCTCAAGTCGGCGGACGGGCCGAAGTTCGGCATCGTCAACCCGGCCCGGGACGCCTCCGGCCTGACCGCGCTGATGGCGGTCACGCAGAACGTCGGCACCGGCGACGCGGCGGTCAAGGCGCAGGTCCAGGCGCTCACGCTGCTCGCCAAGAACCGGTCCGAGCTGCGGGACGAACTGCTGGAGCAGTTCCCCAAGGCGACCGATCAGGACACCCTCGAGGAGAGTCTGGGCGCCGCCCCGCTCTCCGAGGAGGACGTGATCTCGTACAACGCGAAGCGTCCGCCGGTCGAGCTGACCGCCGTCTATCTGGACGGTCCCTCGGTGCCGCTCGACTACCCGTACTCGGTGCTGCCGCAGGTCGTCGACGGGCAGAAGATCAGCGCCGCGCAGGGCCTGCTCACCCAGCTCACCTCGGGCTCGTTCAAGAGCCGGCTCGCGGGGCAGGGGCTGCGCGCGCCGGACGGCACGTACGGCGCCGGCTTCGTCGCCCCGGTCGGCGCGCCGAAGGCGTCGCCGGCGATCAACACGGCGGGCGGCGGTGACACCGGCGGCACCGCAGCGTCGGGTGTCGACGCCGCGTCGGTCAGCAAGGTGGTCGGCACCTGGAACGCGACCACCCAGGCCGGTCGGGTGCTGGCCGTCTTCGACGTCTCCGGGTCGATGAACGACCCGGTGCCGCAGGCCGGCAACCGGTCGAAAGCGGTGGTCACCCAGGCCGCCGCGCGGACCGGTCTGCAGCTGTTCAGCGACGACTGGGCGGTCGGCGTGTGGGAGTTCTCCACCGACATGGACGGCACCAGGCCGTGGAAGCAGCTGATCCCGATCACGCCGCTGAGCACCGGACGGCAGGACGTGCAGGCCACGATCCCGCTGCTGAACCCGAAGAAGGGCGGCAACACCGGTCTGTACGACACGATCCGGGACGCCTACGACACGTCGAAGAAGAACTGGAAGGCCGGCAAGGCGAACTCGGTCATCCTGTTCACCGACGGCGTCAACGAGAACGACGACGGCATCGACCAGGACACCCTGCTGGCCTATCTGAAGAAGGCGCAGGACCCGACGAAGCCGGTCCGGCTCGTGCTGATCGGCATCGGTGACGGCGTCGACCGCACCGAGCTGGAGAAGATCAGCAACGTGGTCAAGGGCAGCGGCGTGTTCCTCGCCAAGGACCCGACCCAGATCACCGGCATCTTCCTGCAGGCGATCGGCTCGCGCACCGGCGTCGAGTAA